The following are encoded in a window of Prochlorococcus marinus str. MIT 1013 genomic DNA:
- a CDS encoding HupE/UreJ family protein — MRFHFLVRKFSLAVLTPLFLVLTFLSNSALAHHPFGMGESTDLSAWQALLSGIGHPLLGPDHLLFMLGIALVGLKRSMKWILPLLAVGLGGSALVQLQPLPDLVAPWAEALVSLTLAVEGLIVLNLVSTKWLLPMFSLHGYLLGSTIVGAEPTPLIGYFLGLLLAQLFLLLLVTQSTQSVIDNFGLNGRNLFAGIWIGIGLAFSWVAVIP, encoded by the coding sequence ATGAGGTTTCATTTTTTGGTGCGCAAGTTTTCTCTTGCAGTTTTAACTCCATTATTTTTAGTACTTACCTTTTTATCTAACTCAGCTTTAGCTCATCATCCTTTTGGAATGGGAGAGAGTACTGATCTTTCAGCATGGCAAGCTCTTCTTAGTGGTATCGGTCATCCATTACTTGGACCTGATCATTTACTTTTTATGTTAGGAATTGCTCTGGTGGGATTAAAGAGATCCATGAAATGGATTCTCCCACTTTTAGCTGTTGGATTAGGAGGAAGTGCGCTAGTACAACTACAGCCGTTGCCTGATTTAGTAGCTCCTTGGGCAGAAGCACTTGTCTCTCTAACTTTGGCTGTAGAGGGCTTAATTGTTCTAAATCTTGTGAGCACTAAATGGCTTTTGCCAATGTTTTCATTACATGGCTACTTACTTGGAAGCACAATCGTTGGTGCAGAACCTACACCGCTGATTGGTTACTTTTTAGGCCTTCTTCTTGCACAACTATTCTTACTTTTGCTGGTCACACAATCCACTCAATCGGTTATTGATAATTTTGGATTGAATGGTCGCAATTTATTTGCAGGGATTTGGATAGGAATAGGACTTGCTTTCTCTTGGGTTGCTGTAATCCCTTAA